One segment of Candidatus Delongbacteria bacterium DNA contains the following:
- a CDS encoding S8 family serine peptidase encodes MRRVVALLAVQALLTGSALAWTTGGTPVVEGQLLVRFDQPVRSAPEADLLLGDSRLQARRELVPSLGIWLVELKEGLGVERALAELEGNKALRWAQADHKLELRTTFPNDPSWGSQWDLHNTGQSGTADADIDAPEAWDLGTGGTDGNGDPIVVAVVDGGMELTHSNLAPNLWVNAGELGGSTGVDDDGNGYVDDLNGWDAYGNDGGIPTHAHGTHVAGTVGARGNDGSQVTGVNWNVKLMPVAASSSTTSIVSAGYNYVLVEKTRWLQSGGSQGANVVATNSSFGVDLAFCNSGSYPIWNDLYDALGQVGVLSAGATANANYNVDTQGDVPTSCSSDWLVSVTNTTNTDVKYSSAGYGATTIDLGAPGTAVLSTYTGNSTATLTGTSMATPHVAGAIAFLHSVASPGFTALYNADPAGAALLLKEILLGTVDPKPGLQGITVSGGRLNLFAAAQAISTYGGGLLSGVVLGQDTGLPLAGAAVTAQPGGRSTLTDALGAYSLALQPGGYTLTVTAYGYQAGVAELVMPEEGGLSQDFTLLPVPRAHLSGVVLDGQGQPLAGAEVLIQAVDLPAQLTGLDGAFDFLLPVGATYTLVSRGAAGELHDPQAADSYGYRAYDPGDSDWSSSQVTLDADGEQRVLQGQTRVQFQWSPIDPEQGGAGTALEFTGDDQTLALPLPFPFRYYGQEFSSLSICGNGWLALGSTSSVEWRGQAIPTAAAPNAVLAALWEDLSPQQAASGAISTWHDAAGGRFVVEFHTIRQYTPATAFETFQVILLDPAVHPTVTGDGAILMQWQEVGESDNATVGIENPAGSAGLQYFYGRGNGLNTPGGTLPASNPAPAAGLAVLFTTGLLPVTPVPGPVTDLVIAVEGGLVQLSWSPVAAASSYRVESATVLGGPWASEAVTVSPAWSSGAPADALRLYRVVAVN; translated from the coding sequence ATGCGTCGCGTTGTCGCCCTGTTGGCCGTGCAGGCCCTACTGACCGGTTCCGCCCTGGCCTGGACCACCGGCGGCACGCCCGTGGTCGAGGGCCAACTGTTGGTCCGCTTCGACCAGCCCGTCCGCTCCGCCCCGGAGGCGGACCTGCTGCTGGGCGACTCCCGCCTGCAGGCCCGCCGCGAGCTGGTGCCCAGCCTGGGCATCTGGCTGGTGGAGCTGAAGGAGGGCCTGGGCGTGGAGCGGGCCCTGGCCGAACTCGAGGGGAACAAAGCCCTGCGCTGGGCCCAGGCGGACCACAAGCTCGAGCTGCGGACGACCTTCCCCAACGATCCCAGTTGGGGCAGCCAGTGGGACCTGCACAACACGGGACAGTCGGGCACGGCGGACGCGGACATCGACGCGCCGGAGGCCTGGGACCTGGGCACGGGCGGCACGGACGGCAATGGTGACCCCATCGTGGTGGCCGTGGTGGACGGCGGCATGGAGCTGACGCACTCCAACCTGGCGCCCAACCTGTGGGTGAACGCCGGGGAGCTGGGGGGCAGCACGGGCGTGGACGACGACGGCAACGGCTACGTGGACGACCTGAACGGCTGGGACGCCTACGGCAACGACGGCGGCATTCCGACCCACGCCCACGGCACGCACGTGGCCGGCACGGTGGGCGCGCGCGGCAACGACGGCAGCCAGGTGACGGGCGTCAATTGGAACGTCAAGCTGATGCCCGTGGCCGCCTCATCCAGCACCACGTCCATTGTCAGCGCGGGCTACAACTACGTGCTGGTGGAGAAGACCCGCTGGCTCCAGTCGGGCGGGAGCCAGGGCGCCAACGTGGTGGCCACCAACTCCAGCTTCGGCGTGGACCTGGCCTTTTGCAACAGCGGCAGCTATCCCATCTGGAACGACCTCTACGACGCCCTGGGCCAGGTGGGCGTCCTCTCCGCCGGGGCCACGGCCAACGCCAACTACAACGTGGACACCCAGGGCGATGTGCCCACCAGCTGCTCGAGCGACTGGCTGGTCTCCGTCACCAACACGACCAACACCGACGTCAAGTACAGCAGCGCGGGCTATGGCGCCACCACCATCGACCTGGGGGCCCCGGGCACCGCCGTGCTCTCCACCTACACGGGCAACAGCACGGCCACGCTGACCGGCACGTCCATGGCCACGCCCCACGTGGCGGGGGCCATCGCCTTCCTGCACTCCGTGGCGAGCCCGGGCTTCACGGCGCTCTACAACGCCGATCCCGCCGGCGCCGCGCTGCTGCTGAAGGAGATCCTGCTCGGCACGGTGGATCCCAAGCCCGGCCTGCAGGGGATCACGGTCTCCGGCGGGCGCCTGAACCTCTTCGCCGCGGCCCAGGCCATCTCCACCTACGGCGGCGGCCTGCTGAGCGGCGTGGTGCTGGGCCAGGACACGGGCCTGCCGCTGGCGGGAGCCGCTGTGACGGCCCAGCCCGGCGGGCGCAGCACGCTGACGGACGCCCTGGGCGCCTATTCGCTGGCTCTGCAGCCCGGCGGCTACACGCTCACGGTCACGGCCTACGGCTACCAGGCCGGGGTGGCCGAACTCGTGATGCCGGAGGAAGGGGGCCTGAGCCAGGACTTCACGCTGCTGCCCGTGCCCCGCGCCCACCTGTCCGGCGTGGTGCTGGACGGCCAGGGTCAGCCGCTGGCCGGCGCCGAGGTCCTGATCCAGGCCGTGGACCTGCCCGCCCAGCTCACCGGGCTGGACGGCGCCTTCGATTTCCTGCTGCCCGTGGGGGCGACCTACACGCTGGTCTCCCGCGGGGCCGCCGGCGAGCTGCACGATCCCCAGGCCGCGGACTCCTACGGCTACCGCGCCTACGATCCCGGCGATTCCGACTGGAGTTCGAGCCAGGTGACGCTGGACGCCGACGGCGAGCAGCGCGTGCTGCAGGGCCAGACTCGCGTGCAGTTCCAGTGGAGTCCCATCGACCCGGAGCAGGGCGGCGCGGGCACGGCCCTGGAGTTCACGGGCGACGACCAGACTCTGGCGCTGCCCCTGCCCTTCCCCTTCCGTTACTACGGGCAGGAGTTCAGCAGCCTGTCGATTTGCGGCAACGGCTGGCTGGCGCTGGGCAGCACCAGCAGCGTGGAGTGGCGCGGGCAGGCCATCCCCACCGCCGCGGCGCCCAACGCCGTGCTGGCGGCGCTCTGGGAGGACCTCTCCCCGCAGCAGGCGGCCAGCGGGGCCATCAGCACCTGGCATGACGCGGCGGGCGGGCGCTTCGTGGTGGAGTTCCACACCATTCGCCAGTACACGCCGGCCACGGCCTTCGAGACCTTCCAGGTGATCCTGCTGGATCCCGCCGTCCATCCCACCGTGACGGGCGACGGGGCCATCCTGATGCAGTGGCAGGAAGTGGGCGAGAGCGACAACGCCACCGTGGGCATCGAGAACCCCGCCGGCAGCGCCGGTCTGCAGTACTTCTACGGCCGCGGCAACGGGCTGAACACCCCGGGCGGAACGCTGCCCGCCAGCAACCCGGCGCCCGCGGCGGGCCTGGCCGTGCTGTTCACCACCGGCCTCTTGCCGGTCACGCCCGTGCCCGGACCGGTGACGGATCTGGTCATCGCCGTGGAGGGAGGACTTGTGCAGCTGAGTTGGTCGCCCGTGGCGGCGGCCAGCAGCTACCGCGTGGAGAGCGCAACGGTCCTGGGCGGACCGTGGGCGAGCGAGGCCGTGACGGTCAGCCCGGCCTGGAGCAGCGGCGCGCCCGCGGATGCCCTGCGCCTCTATCGCGTGGTGGCCGTGAACTGA
- a CDS encoding putative metal-binding motif-containing protein, whose product MRLATLLTTGLLALLLAGGGAAAPSVIHHQGRLLDDSGAPMTGSVTLHFALYASATDPTPVWLESHGGVPLQDGLFHVLLGGESSLDPGTFADDLWLGVRVNGEAELSPRMHLGSVPHAFRAQRVDELDADNVAQLLALLNSLPDADGDGYTALKFGGDDCDDRDAAVHPGATEVCDGQDNDCNGTPDDDFEAYWWYPDADGDGFGRGPAGRLTCEPPAGWVMVDGDCDDSDASRHPGAVEVCDGLDNDCDGQVDDNPSTGLTYYYDEDQDGYGAGAGQRFCVPPFSYWAQAAGDCNNSDAAIYPGAPEICDNQDNNCDGQTDEGLGQMWYPDNDGDGWGADGSGIWACEMPWGSYTSTSGDCDDSNSSVWPGSAEICGDGVDNNCDGQVDESCP is encoded by the coding sequence ATGCGCCTTGCCACCCTTTTGACCACCGGACTGCTGGCCCTGCTGCTGGCCGGCGGCGGGGCCGCCGCGCCCTCCGTGATCCACCACCAGGGCCGTCTGCTGGACGACAGCGGCGCGCCCATGACGGGCAGCGTCACCCTGCACTTCGCCCTGTACGCCAGCGCCACCGATCCCACGCCCGTCTGGCTGGAGAGCCACGGCGGCGTGCCGCTGCAGGACGGACTGTTCCACGTGTTGCTGGGCGGGGAGAGCAGCCTGGATCCCGGGACCTTTGCCGACGACCTGTGGCTGGGCGTGCGCGTGAACGGGGAGGCGGAGCTGAGTCCGCGCATGCACCTGGGAAGCGTGCCCCACGCCTTCCGGGCCCAGCGCGTGGACGAGCTGGACGCGGACAACGTCGCCCAGCTGCTGGCCCTGTTGAACAGCCTGCCCGACGCCGACGGCGACGGATACACGGCGCTGAAGTTCGGCGGGGACGACTGCGACGACCGGGACGCCGCGGTGCATCCCGGCGCGACGGAAGTCTGCGACGGCCAGGACAACGACTGCAACGGCACCCCCGACGACGATTTCGAAGCCTATTGGTGGTACCCGGACGCGGACGGCGACGGCTTCGGTCGCGGGCCGGCGGGCCGCCTCACCTGCGAACCCCCGGCGGGCTGGGTGATGGTGGACGGCGACTGCGACGACAGCGACGCCTCCCGCCATCCGGGAGCCGTGGAAGTCTGCGATGGGCTGGACAACGACTGCGACGGCCAGGTGGACGACAACCCGAGCACGGGGCTCACCTACTACTACGACGAGGACCAGGACGGGTACGGCGCCGGCGCCGGGCAGCGCTTCTGCGTGCCGCCGTTCAGCTACTGGGCGCAGGCCGCCGGCGACTGCAACAACTCGGATGCCGCCATCTATCCCGGGGCGCCGGAGATCTGCGACAATCAGGACAACAACTGCGACGGCCAGACCGACGAGGGCCTCGGCCAGATGTGGTACCCGGACAACGACGGCGACGGCTGGGGCGCCGACGGATCCGGCATCTGGGCCTGCGAGATGCCCTGGGGGTCCTACACGTCCACGTCCGGCGACTGCGACGATTCCAACAGCAGCGTCTGGCCCGGCTCCGCGGAGATCTGCGGCGACGGCGTGGACAACAACTGCGACGGTCAGGTGGACGAGTCCTGCCCCTGA
- a CDS encoding SpoIIE family protein phosphatase gives MSKRLFHGLLFALTGLLLAYMAVFFTREASKVAAWAASGTVQSSLQQRTDSLAIFERVTTVDFPAPPVPRSGDTLLALEDSLRDLPAILARIHQPAAPGRELRLSWRGADGIQQGRLRTRPVPAGELVSFVVLLVLRTLTAFAFALVGLWALRRRPDSPGVRALLLFSLSMASFMTVAVVMLNGSYAAFEIPGQRWLQAGLGVLAMGFSAFWLHLLLLFPRPLSWFRGRRWPVYLVCYLPMLLQGTAQVLPGQPVWLGPWIFAVLALQVLGGLLRLLWCVRHARSPLERRQGALVLMGSGPGLALLAALILLFNLLPAWTARWPQAVILWTISLVLLTVLLSPVSTAWAFGRYRLLEVEGRLRRGTRYALWAALLLAVLVAGLFCAAQLVLGWLQISARGAVLLTALLLALAAVPLQRRLMTALEGRVFPERQRLRDMVQGFHQRIIAMPDRASLWRHLEERLLEELETGSVVPVLREGAGTVCPSCGEATPFAAQSPLFTLLADLEAPLPLDELLASRRLELAPAEVEWLRARQTALLLPLRVSRETAGFLAVGAKRDGEDFSGEELRALSTLSSQVALAAENLRLLEENLEKRRLDEQLAMARRIQQRFLPSDLPATPGLEVMARSLFCLEVAGDYYDVVPLPDGRTVLAVGDVSGKGAGAAMLMANLQASLRTSIRGGGRLEEIVEGINQLICANTEDEQFITFFVGVFDPRSGRFFYVNAGHNPPLVIRRAGGLERLDSTGLLLGVLPEAEYGRGELELRTGDLLLLYTDGVSEALDMGEEEFGEARLAELARRHDECTPGELVGLIEREVVRFQGREGFADDFTLLVGRVGERVS, from the coding sequence ATGTCCAAGCGCCTGTTCCACGGGCTCCTGTTCGCGTTGACCGGCCTGCTGCTGGCCTACATGGCCGTCTTCTTCACCCGCGAGGCCAGCAAGGTCGCGGCCTGGGCGGCCTCGGGCACGGTGCAGAGCAGCCTCCAGCAGCGGACGGACAGCCTGGCCATCTTCGAGCGGGTCACCACCGTGGACTTCCCCGCGCCCCCCGTCCCGCGCTCCGGGGACACCCTGCTGGCCCTCGAGGACAGCCTGCGCGACCTGCCCGCCATCCTGGCCCGGATCCACCAGCCCGCGGCGCCCGGGCGCGAGCTGCGCCTGAGTTGGCGCGGGGCGGACGGGATCCAGCAGGGCCGGCTGCGCACGCGGCCGGTGCCCGCGGGGGAGCTGGTCTCCTTCGTCGTGCTGCTGGTCCTGCGCACGTTGACGGCCTTCGCCTTCGCCCTGGTGGGGCTCTGGGCCCTCCGGCGGCGGCCGGATTCCCCCGGCGTGCGCGCCCTGCTGCTGTTTAGCCTGTCCATGGCCTCCTTCATGACCGTGGCCGTGGTGATGCTCAACGGCTCCTACGCGGCCTTCGAGATCCCAGGCCAGCGCTGGCTGCAGGCCGGCCTGGGCGTGCTGGCGATGGGCTTCAGCGCTTTCTGGCTGCACCTGCTGCTGCTCTTCCCCCGGCCCCTCTCGTGGTTCCGCGGCCGGCGCTGGCCCGTCTACCTGGTCTGCTACCTGCCCATGCTGCTGCAGGGCACGGCGCAGGTCCTGCCCGGCCAACCGGTCTGGTTGGGGCCCTGGATCTTCGCCGTGCTGGCCTTGCAAGTGCTGGGCGGCCTGCTGCGCCTGCTCTGGTGCGTGCGGCACGCGCGCAGCCCGCTGGAGCGGCGCCAGGGCGCGCTGGTGCTGATGGGCTCGGGCCCGGGGCTGGCCCTGCTGGCCGCGCTGATCCTGCTCTTCAACCTGCTTCCCGCCTGGACCGCGCGCTGGCCCCAGGCCGTGATCCTCTGGACCATCAGCCTGGTCCTGCTGACCGTGCTGCTCTCCCCCGTGTCCACGGCCTGGGCCTTCGGGCGCTACCGCCTGCTGGAGGTGGAGGGTCGCCTGCGGCGCGGCACGCGCTACGCCCTCTGGGCCGCGCTGCTGCTGGCCGTCCTGGTGGCCGGGCTGTTCTGCGCCGCCCAGCTGGTGCTGGGCTGGCTGCAGATCAGCGCGCGCGGCGCGGTCCTGCTGACGGCCCTGCTGCTGGCCCTGGCCGCCGTGCCTCTGCAACGCCGGCTGATGACGGCCCTGGAGGGCCGGGTCTTCCCCGAGCGCCAGCGCCTGCGCGACATGGTGCAGGGCTTCCACCAGCGGATCATCGCCATGCCCGACCGCGCCAGCCTTTGGCGGCACCTGGAGGAGCGCCTGCTGGAGGAGCTGGAGACGGGCTCCGTCGTCCCCGTGCTGCGCGAGGGCGCGGGAACCGTCTGCCCCTCCTGCGGCGAGGCCACGCCCTTTGCCGCCCAGTCGCCGCTCTTCACCCTGTTGGCCGACCTGGAGGCCCCGTTGCCGCTGGACGAACTGCTGGCCAGCCGGCGGCTGGAACTCGCCCCGGCGGAGGTGGAGTGGCTGCGCGCGCGGCAGACGGCCCTGCTGCTGCCTCTGCGGGTCTCGCGCGAGACGGCGGGCTTCCTGGCCGTGGGCGCCAAGCGCGACGGGGAGGACTTCAGCGGGGAGGAGCTGCGGGCCCTGTCCACGCTCAGCAGCCAGGTGGCCCTGGCCGCGGAGAATCTGCGCCTGCTGGAGGAGAACCTGGAGAAGCGCCGGCTGGACGAGCAACTGGCCATGGCGCGGCGCATCCAGCAGCGCTTCCTGCCTTCGGACCTGCCCGCCACGCCCGGGCTGGAGGTGATGGCGCGCAGCCTGTTCTGCCTGGAGGTGGCCGGCGACTACTACGACGTGGTGCCCCTGCCGGACGGGCGCACCGTGCTGGCCGTGGGCGACGTCTCGGGCAAGGGCGCCGGGGCGGCCATGCTGATGGCCAACCTGCAGGCCTCGCTGCGCACGTCCATCCGGGGCGGCGGCCGGTTGGAGGAGATCGTCGAGGGCATCAACCAGCTGATCTGTGCCAACACCGAGGACGAGCAGTTCATCACCTTTTTCGTCGGCGTCTTCGACCCGCGCTCCGGCCGCTTCTTCTATGTCAACGCGGGCCACAACCCGCCCCTGGTGATCCGCCGGGCGGGCGGCCTGGAGCGGCTGGACTCCACCGGCCTGCTGCTGGGCGTGCTGCCGGAGGCCGAGTACGGGCGCGGCGAGCTGGAGCTGCGGACGGGCGACCTGCTGCTGCTCTACACCGACGGCGTGAGCGAGGCCCTGGACATGGGCGAGGAGGAGTTCGGCGAGGCGCGGCTGGCGGAGCTGGCGCGGCGCCACGACGAATGCACGCCGGGCGAGCTGGTAGGCCTGATCGAGCGCGAGGTGGTCCGCTTCCAGGGGCGCGAGGGCTTCGCCGACGACTTCACGCTGCTGGTGGGCCGGGTGGGCGAACGGGTCAGCTGA
- a CDS encoding DinB family protein: MNAETLISQLEGQARLIRDLLLDTPPEAARWRPGAESWSLLEVTAHLLDEEREDFRLRLDLTLHQPDREWPPIDPQGWVHARAYQERELDAVLEAFLREREDSLAWLHGLREPDWGRAHAHPAGFSLRAGDLLAAWVAHDLLHVRQIARLQLQRLARDCAPYSPDYAGPLS, encoded by the coding sequence ATGAACGCCGAGACCCTCATCAGCCAACTGGAAGGCCAGGCCCGCTTGATCCGCGACCTGCTGCTGGACACCCCGCCGGAGGCCGCGCGCTGGCGGCCCGGGGCGGAGAGCTGGTCCCTGCTGGAAGTGACCGCCCATCTGCTGGATGAGGAGCGCGAGGACTTCCGCCTGCGCCTGGACCTGACCCTGCATCAGCCCGACCGGGAGTGGCCGCCCATCGATCCCCAGGGTTGGGTGCACGCCCGCGCCTACCAGGAGCGCGAGCTGGACGCGGTGCTGGAGGCCTTCCTGCGCGAACGCGAGGATTCCCTGGCCTGGTTGCATGGGCTGCGGGAGCCGGACTGGGGGCGCGCCCACGCGCATCCCGCTGGGTTTTCCCTGCGCGCCGGCGATCTGCTGGCGGCCTGGGTGGCCCACGACCTGCTGCACGTGCGGCAGATCGCGCGCCTGCAGCTGCAGCGGCTGGCCCGGGACTGCGCGCCCTATTCCCCGGACTACGCCGGCCCGCTCAGCTGA
- a CDS encoding c-type cytochrome gives MKNMLSLGACLGVLFMLGCGGGDKPAETTAPAVAPAGPAYPVDLANGKLVYDKACFACHMTGVSGAAPLTDKVRWETQAAKGMPTLIKHVTEGFTGTFGTLPAKGTCMDCQEKDLYDAIHYMLSQAGVQPKY, from the coding sequence ATGAAGAACATGCTGTCCCTGGGAGCCTGCCTGGGCGTCCTGTTCATGCTGGGCTGCGGCGGCGGCGACAAGCCCGCCGAGACCACGGCCCCCGCGGTGGCTCCCGCCGGTCCCGCCTATCCGGTGGACCTGGCCAACGGCAAGCTGGTCTACGACAAGGCCTGCTTCGCCTGCCACATGACCGGCGTCTCCGGCGCCGCGCCCCTGACGGACAAGGTCCGCTGGGAGACCCAGGCCGCCAAGGGCATGCCCACCCTGATCAAGCACGTCACCGAGGGCTTCACCGGCACCTTCGGGACCCTGCCCGCCAAGGGCACGTGCATGGACTGCCAGGAAAAGGACCTCTACGACGCCATCCACTACATGCTGAGCCAAGCCGGCGTGCAGCCCAAGTATTGA
- a CDS encoding methyl-accepting chemotaxis protein — protein MARSIHQRIIRLAVLCALVPVLMILVTIWWREQSVGRAIGSDLRAQLETELNHIDYGILQTCRTSDELIRRQVEANLLVARQTLSARGFGPAGGSVSWPAENQLSKEKGSANLPALRIGGQVLAPNSSFEQPTPLVDEVTQAVGGTVTLFQRMNEQGDMLRVATTVKRKDGNRAIGTYIPAIQPDGQPNPVLERILNGEEYRGRAFVVDAWYITAYSPLKDAAGRVTGMLYVGILQEALPALRQGILDIVVGRTGYVFVLGGSGEQEGVYIISQKGKRDGESILKAKDAEGKEVIRDMVSRAKAAKGEFVQVRYLWTDTVSGRTAPKVASVVYFEPWDWVIGASCWEDDFMSPLQRLKSQLLITLLWVAAIGGLTFGLAAWQARSQGRRLTAPLHRLTEITQSAMAGDLNQDEALEAREMREYSELALLSEGFLGMIRAIRDNLGLLEDQRAYLGRNVEHLLEATNRFAAGDLTVHVVQERDDELGRLIEGFNRALGSLRQLMGGLASNSAELGQSAEGLERIAGQLRQVSGDTRHQAQGATANLAQVDGGMQTMAAATEEMSATIEEIAQSSRQAAHVAGEAVQSADQAGQAIQTLDESSQKIGAVIQVIDSIAKQTNLLALNATIEAARAGEAGKGFAVVAGEVKELAAGTSRATEDIRRMIDAIQHDTTRTVDEIGHILEVVTRIRDLQGSIAGAIEEQSATTRELSRQIGHVAGDTSQAARAIESVMNGTAATGKGADDTFDSAAQLAKLAQALTGQVAQFKY, from the coding sequence ATGGCTCGCAGCATCCATCAACGAATCATCCGCCTGGCCGTGCTCTGCGCCCTGGTGCCCGTCCTGATGATTCTCGTCACCATCTGGTGGCGCGAGCAGAGCGTGGGCCGGGCCATCGGCTCCGACTTGCGTGCCCAGCTGGAAACCGAACTGAACCACATCGACTACGGCATCCTGCAGACCTGCCGGACGTCGGACGAATTGATCCGGCGCCAGGTGGAGGCCAACCTGCTGGTGGCCCGCCAGACCCTGAGCGCCCGCGGCTTCGGCCCGGCGGGCGGCAGCGTGAGCTGGCCGGCGGAAAACCAGCTCAGCAAGGAAAAGGGCAGCGCCAATCTGCCCGCGCTGCGCATCGGCGGCCAGGTCCTGGCGCCCAATTCCTCCTTTGAGCAGCCGACGCCGCTGGTGGACGAGGTCACCCAGGCCGTGGGCGGGACGGTGACCCTGTTCCAGCGCATGAACGAGCAGGGCGACATGCTGCGCGTGGCCACCACCGTCAAGAGGAAGGACGGCAACCGGGCCATCGGCACCTACATCCCGGCCATCCAGCCGGACGGCCAGCCCAACCCCGTGCTGGAGCGGATCCTTAACGGCGAGGAGTATCGCGGCCGGGCCTTCGTGGTGGACGCCTGGTACATCACGGCCTACTCGCCGCTCAAGGACGCCGCGGGCCGCGTGACAGGCATGCTCTACGTGGGCATCCTGCAGGAGGCTCTGCCCGCCCTGCGCCAGGGGATCCTGGACATCGTGGTGGGCCGCACGGGCTACGTCTTCGTGCTGGGCGGCTCGGGCGAGCAGGAAGGCGTCTACATCATCTCGCAGAAGGGCAAGCGCGACGGCGAGTCGATCCTCAAGGCCAAGGACGCCGAAGGCAAGGAAGTCATCCGCGACATGGTCAGCCGGGCCAAGGCCGCCAAGGGCGAATTCGTCCAGGTGCGCTACCTGTGGACGGACACGGTGAGCGGACGGACGGCGCCCAAGGTGGCCAGCGTGGTCTACTTCGAGCCCTGGGACTGGGTCATCGGCGCCAGTTGCTGGGAGGATGACTTCATGAGTCCCCTCCAGCGCCTGAAATCCCAACTGCTGATCACCCTGCTCTGGGTGGCGGCCATCGGCGGCCTGACCTTCGGCTTGGCGGCCTGGCAGGCCCGCAGCCAGGGCCGGCGTCTCACGGCGCCCCTGCACCGTCTGACCGAGATCACCCAGAGCGCCATGGCCGGGGACCTGAATCAGGACGAAGCGCTGGAGGCCCGCGAGATGCGCGAGTACTCGGAGCTGGCCCTGCTCTCGGAGGGCTTCCTGGGCATGATCCGCGCCATCCGCGACAACCTGGGCCTGTTGGAGGACCAGCGCGCCTATCTGGGGCGCAACGTGGAGCATCTGTTGGAGGCCACCAACCGCTTCGCCGCCGGCGACCTGACGGTCCACGTGGTTCAGGAGCGGGACGACGAGTTGGGCCGCCTGATCGAAGGCTTCAACCGGGCGCTGGGCTCGCTGCGGCAGCTGATGGGCGGCCTGGCCAGCAACTCGGCCGAGCTGGGCCAGTCGGCGGAGGGCCTGGAGCGGATCGCCGGACAGCTGCGGCAGGTCTCGGGCGACACGCGCCACCAGGCCCAGGGCGCCACGGCCAACCTGGCCCAGGTGGACGGCGGCATGCAGACCATGGCGGCCGCCACCGAGGAGATGTCCGCCACCATCGAGGAGATCGCCCAGTCCTCGCGGCAGGCCGCCCACGTGGCCGGCGAAGCCGTGCAGTCCGCCGATCAGGCCGGGCAGGCCATCCAGACCCTGGACGAATCCAGCCAGAAGATCGGGGCCGTGATCCAGGTGATCGACAGCATCGCCAAGCAGACCAATCTGCTGGCCCTGAACGCCACCATCGAGGCGGCGCGGGCCGGGGAGGCGGGCAAGGGTTTCGCCGTGGTGGCGGGGGAAGTGAAGGAGTTGGCGGCCGGGACCTCGCGGGCCACGGAGGACATCCGGCGGATGATCGACGCCATCCAGCACGACACCACGCGCACCGTGGACGAGATCGGCCACATCCTGGAGGTGGTGACCCGGATCCGCGACCTGCAGGGCAGCATCGCCGGCGCCATCGAGGAGCAGTCGGCCACCACGCGCGAACTCAGCCGGCAGATCGGCCACGTGGCCGGCGACACGTCCCAGGCCGCGCGGGCCATCGAGAGCGTGATGAACGGGACGGCGGCCACGGGCAAGGGCGCCGACGACACCTTCGACTCCGCCGCCCAGCTGGCCAAGCTGGCCCAGGCCCTGACGGGCCAGGTGGCGCAGTTCAAGTACTGA